CTAAACCGAGAAGCAGATGAAACCCGATATCATACCGTATCTCCTCAAAGACCGCCGGTTTGTTTTCCTTATCGGAAAACTCATGCCATTCGGCGCGAATTACCTCAATTATACCGAGCAATACTCCATAAACAATGAGTAGAGCCGCTATAACTCCGATACCCAGCGCAACGTAATCAACTATCTGCTGCATTTCTCCGCTTATTATCCCGTCAATACTTCCATTGTATTTGGGCTAATCTGATAATCATATACGTAAACCCACGTAACTTGCTCAAATGTCATATTTTTGTAATATTTCAATCTTTCTTTTTATGACTATTTGATATACTGCCACCTATCATAGTGAGTATATATTATAGCGAAACAATTTTAGGAGGTACAATATGTGCTGGAATTGCGGATGTATGATGCCGGATGATGAGCACGGAAGTCCGGACAATATTACTACCGAGACCCTGCGGAAGGCAGCCAAAGCCGGTGGTCCGGAGACCATACACAAACTAATGGACAATATGAATAAAATCTACCAGGCCAAGATTAAGGGTACTCCGGTAGACAATAAAACAATCTAACCTTCACGGAGCCGGAGAGCACTGCTAGTGTGGTGCAACGCAAATAACGTTATTATATGCCCTTCGCCCCATTCCGGCCCTGTATCAGGTACGGGAAAAACTCCAGCCGGAATCCGGTGGATATCTTATGGTCTCTGCATACCGACTCCCGTACTCCGATACGGGAGTCGGTATGCTTATGAAGCATTCTAATGAAGCGTTAGGAACACCACGTTAGATTTCTCAGGCAGGTTACGGCAATAATCGGGTCTGGCAAGAGCCAACTCTTCCTCGAAACTGGCTTGATTCTTGCGTGTTCAACACCCGGATAAACTGATGGGGGTTTACCAGGGGAG
The nucleotide sequence above comes from Dehalococcoidales bacterium. Encoded proteins:
- a CDS encoding DUF1622 domain-containing protein, producing the protein MQQIVDYVALGIGVIAALLIVYGVLLGIIEVIRAEWHEFSDKENKPAVFEEIRYDIGFHLLLGLEFLIAADIIRSILRPTLEELAILGGLVAIRTVISYFLGKEIRRKD